The Dreissena polymorpha isolate Duluth1 chromosome 4, UMN_Dpol_1.0, whole genome shotgun sequence region AGGACTCACAAAGGCATCAAATAACTGACGCATTGTCTTAGGTCTTAAGTCAAATTCCTTACACTTACACAAAAGAACATTCATAGCTTTCAACGCTTTTTCAACTAGATGCTCTTGATTTAAGATAAATTTTCCAGTGTTATTAAAGACTGTTCCTAAGTAGTTAAAATCACTTGCAACTTCTATGTTTTACTCATTGTATGTCCAGCTTTTATTATGCCGTAAGCCACCCCGTTTAcgaaaaacaatgatttttgtcTTTTAAGTATTTACCTTTAGACCCCACGTGtcacaatatgtttttaaaatatttaaatgtttctgtaCTTCATATGGTGTTTTACCTATAATATATTTCAATCATGCTAATGTCATTGACAATTAAGACTTTGATACATTTATTCGTTTTTTGCGTATTGAAAATACACAAATTGCATGAATGTTCGCCCTTACAAAGTGTTGAAGTTAGCAGTTTGGTGCATGATAGGTCAGGATATAAATTCAGACAAATATTAATCAGCTATGTTTCGTGAATGTGTGTAAGTAATCAATTCAAATTGTTCAAAAAATCATGAAGATGCGCATTAAATTTTTTATAGCCATAGATAAACATTATTGTAACGTTGTTAATTAAGCAAATACATTTTGCAAAACATGTCCCGGtcttatcataaatataacaaaatgagTAAATGTCTGATATGACACATCCAAATAGAATCgagaaaattaataatttatttgtttattcacaCTTTAAATACTTTGACGTTCTGCagcaattataaataaattaaacattttgcatGCATAAATGGTTTATTGAAGTCCGCACTTGTCGTTCCTACAGTGACTAAAACACTAAAAACTAAAGCACTATTTACAtagtttttaaacatgtatttattttatgaaacCACAAATTATAATATTTGCTTGCATGTGACTTAGACGCTGATAGTGTAGTAATGGGGTCTTTCGTGATTGTACATTCCACAGGAATCGATATCACGTTGGTCTAGCGTGCTGACGTCGGTTACGGCAGTCGCGCTTCCCAGAGCCGCGAGGAGTCTCAACTAGATGAAATTAACTTATGAGTAACACTGGTAGATGGCAATTCGACAAGATCACATCCAATGatataactataaaattaatatattgccAACAAGGAAAACAATTCTGAATAAGAAGGCGAACTATTCATCAAATCAATGTTATATAATAAGGTAAGATTGACATTTCAAATAAaccacaaattatatatatatcacgctacagaaaataaatacaatgatgGTCATAACCATACCATGAACTAATGCGCTTCAAACTTGCATTCTCAATTTCGTTGAGTAGCTTGTTGTGCAATATATCTTTAATAACAGATAATTACATATTTCGTCAATGATTCGGAACTACTTTAATCGCATCGTCCTTTGTCAGTGTATTATATCCACCACTTTTAGACAGTAAATTAACGCGTAATAAAGCTTTCCCTACCTCGACGGATCTCATGCCGTAGTCGGTGTGAATATTCGCATGCTCGGTGTCGGTCAGGGTGGCGATGTAGCAGTTTGTGGTCAGTCTGTCAGGTTTGGTCTTCACAAGGAGATGGTGCTACAATGGGAATGATAAAATGCAAACAGTAATGTTGTATCAGTACATTTTGCAGCGTATTATTTAGAAAATAACGCACGGCAGAGCtaggccggacgtctataatcggcccgctgccgacataacggcccgagggccattatgcgAATAGGGCCGATTTTAGACGTCCGTCCCAGCTCTGTCGtttgttatcgtttatatc contains the following coding sequences:
- the LOC127879220 gene encoding uncharacterized protein LOC127879220, encoding MQTSFVFLAVIVACYAATTIKPNHVTHTTHAHFTHADHTTNEPAERDMITFQFQPTTHHLLVKTKPDRLTTNCYIATLTDTEHANIHTDYGMRSVELRLLAALGSATAVTDVSTLDQRDIDSCGMYNHERPHYYTISV